The Candidatus Palauibacter polyketidifaciens genome contains a region encoding:
- a CDS encoding carboxypeptidase-like regulatory domain-containing protein: protein MIRYAGVRTALAASLALALLAPMVTAQEPGARLTGILLSEGDGAPVDGAVVSVDGPDGVVVWETLSNSSGAFSLPLPPPGTYRVRVSRIGYESWTSGPVRIDSAQATGPLRLEVPVRAVPLPELMVTEQTDCPTTPEERRRAFELYESVLPALVSMSAEEVFDSLVVRLDRPVRVWRRGSFRYVQDTVTVVVPKALNNAAPTHLEAFGYAEAVNDSTTTFYAPDGEALASPGFLATHCLSTTKAEDEVTAGLSFQPRLDRDVVDVQGVLWIDTVAVEPQKLEFRYTSLRPFLRRYLLPNLESHVLSRRQEELGRRVRFHAIELIESDYGGALHFERIEGGGWLVREWRIVRPRLAIFFRSDVVLGAYVQPKAVPLTHSGRILAIFRSQRDKGGR from the coding sequence ATGATTCGTTACGCCGGTGTCCGCACGGCCCTCGCCGCGAGCCTCGCGTTGGCCCTGCTTGCGCCCATGGTTACCGCGCAGGAGCCCGGCGCGCGGCTGACGGGGATCCTTCTGTCGGAGGGCGACGGTGCGCCGGTGGACGGGGCGGTCGTGTCCGTCGACGGTCCCGACGGCGTTGTCGTGTGGGAGACGCTGTCCAACTCGAGCGGCGCGTTCAGCCTGCCGCTGCCGCCTCCGGGCACGTACCGCGTGCGGGTGTCGCGCATCGGCTACGAGTCGTGGACCTCCGGCCCGGTCCGCATCGACTCCGCCCAAGCGACCGGCCCCTTGCGCCTCGAGGTCCCGGTGCGGGCGGTGCCGCTCCCGGAACTGATGGTCACGGAGCAGACCGACTGTCCCACCACGCCCGAGGAGCGGCGGCGTGCGTTCGAACTTTACGAATCGGTTCTCCCCGCCCTCGTCTCGATGTCGGCCGAAGAGGTCTTCGACTCTCTGGTCGTTCGGCTGGATCGACCGGTCAGGGTGTGGAGACGCGGCAGCTTCCGATATGTGCAGGACACAGTAACGGTTGTCGTGCCGAAGGCCCTGAACAACGCGGCGCCGACACACCTCGAGGCGTTCGGGTACGCGGAGGCGGTCAACGACTCAACCACCACCTTCTACGCCCCTGACGGAGAAGCGCTGGCGTCGCCGGGCTTCCTCGCGACGCATTGCCTCAGCACCACGAAGGCAGAGGATGAGGTCACCGCGGGGCTGTCCTTCCAGCCCAGGCTCGACCGCGATGTGGTCGATGTCCAGGGCGTCCTGTGGATCGATACGGTCGCCGTTGAACCGCAGAAGTTGGAGTTTAGGTATACCTCCTTGCGTCCGTTCTTGCGGAGATACCTGCTGCCGAACCTGGAGAGTCATGTACTATCGCGGCGCCAGGAGGAACTGGGGCGTCGCGTCAGGTTCCACGCGATCGAGTTGATCGAGTCGGACTACGGCGGCGCCCTCCACTTCGAGCGAATCGAAGGTGGTGGGTGGCTTGTGCGCGAGTGGAGGATCGTTCGCCCACGCCTTGCCATCTTCTTTCGTAGCGACGTCGTCCTCGGAGCGTACGTCCAGCCGAAGGCTGTTCCGCTAACGCACAGCGGCAGAATCCTCGCGATCTTCCGGTCGCAGCGGGACAAAGGTGGACGTTGA
- a CDS encoding carboxypeptidase-like regulatory domain-containing protein codes for MTAPASIGAAFVASFALGLLAPAVAAQEPVARLTGILMSEGDGAPVDGAVVSVDGPDGVVVWETLSNASGAFSLPLPPPGSYRVRVSRIGYESWISGPVRIDSAQASGPLRLEVPVRPVPLPELMVTEQTDCLTTPDERRRAFALYESVLPILDSMATAETHDSLLVRLERPIRIWNRGRFRRARDTVTVMVSEALPNASPRHLETYGYGDIVGDSMTTFYAPDGAALASPGFLATHCLSTAEVGTGAEVAALAFEPRPGREVVDVKGVLWIDTVANEPRELAFNYTSLRPFLRRYLVPPLRDYHESPTARRTRVGTIGVEESRFGGQLRFERVAGDRWLIREWRMLRPRLASRTFSAPRTGTTVLPLAVPVEYSGEVLALFRRTDRSPQ; via the coding sequence TTGACCGCGCCCGCATCCATCGGCGCGGCCTTCGTCGCGAGCTTCGCGCTGGGCCTGCTTGCGCCCGCGGTCGCCGCTCAGGAGCCCGTCGCGCGGCTGACGGGCATCCTCATGTCCGAGGGCGACGGCGCCCCGGTGGACGGGGCAGTCGTGTCGGTCGATGGTCCCGACGGCGTCGTCGTCTGGGAGACGCTGTCGAACGCCAGCGGCGCGTTCAGCCTGCCGCTGCCGCCGCCGGGCAGTTACCGCGTGCGGGTGTCGCGCATCGGCTACGAGTCTTGGATCTCCGGCCCGGTCCGCATCGACTCCGCGCAGGCGTCCGGCCCGCTGCGCCTTGAGGTCCCGGTGCGGCCGGTGCCGCTCCCGGAACTGATGGTCACGGAGCAGACCGATTGTCTGACGACGCCCGACGAGCGGCGGCGGGCGTTCGCACTCTACGAGTCCGTCCTTCCGATCCTGGACTCAATGGCCACCGCCGAGACTCACGACTCTCTGCTTGTGCGGCTGGAACGGCCGATCAGGATTTGGAATCGCGGCAGGTTCCGCCGTGCACGGGACACCGTCACCGTCATGGTGTCGGAGGCGCTCCCCAACGCGTCGCCGAGACATCTGGAGACGTACGGGTACGGCGACATAGTTGGTGATTCGATGACCACCTTCTACGCCCCGGACGGTGCCGCGCTGGCGTCGCCGGGGTTCCTCGCGACGCACTGCTTGAGCACAGCCGAGGTCGGGACCGGGGCCGAGGTCGCGGCGCTGGCGTTCGAGCCGAGGCCCGGCCGGGAGGTCGTCGACGTCAAGGGCGTGCTGTGGATCGACACGGTGGCCAACGAACCGCGGGAACTGGCGTTCAACTACACGTCGCTGCGGCCGTTCCTCCGGCGATACCTGGTTCCGCCGCTGCGGGACTACCACGAAAGTCCTACCGCCCGCCGCACCAGGGTTGGCACCATCGGCGTCGAGGAGTCTCGTTTCGGGGGACAACTTCGCTTCGAGCGTGTTGCCGGTGATCGTTGGCTGATCCGCGAGTGGCGGATGCTCAGACCGCGCCTCGCGTCTCGCACTTTCTCGGCCCCGCGCACGGGGACCACCGTCTTGCCCCTCGCAGTGCCCGTCGAGTACAGTGGAGAGGTGCTTGCGTTGTTCCGCCGCACCGACCGTTCTCCTCAATGA
- a CDS encoding nucleoside deaminase, whose product MKFMQRAIDLSERSVEEGGGPFGAVVVKDGEIVAEGTNRVTLDNDPTAHAEIRAIRKACELLGTFDLGGCEIYASCEPCPMCLGAIYWSRIRRVYYANTREDAARIRFSDEDIYDEFSLPPEKRRIVSLVRIPAARAGDAFERWTRTQDKTPY is encoded by the coding sequence ATGAAATTCATGCAGCGGGCCATCGACCTGTCCGAGCGCAGCGTGGAGGAGGGCGGCGGGCCGTTCGGCGCCGTCGTCGTGAAGGACGGCGAGATCGTAGCGGAGGGGACGAACCGGGTCACGCTGGACAACGATCCCACGGCCCACGCCGAAATCCGGGCGATTCGAAAGGCCTGCGAGCTGCTGGGCACGTTCGATCTCGGTGGCTGCGAGATCTACGCGAGCTGCGAACCGTGCCCGATGTGCCTGGGAGCGATCTACTGGAGCCGGATTCGCCGCGTGTACTACGCAAACACCCGTGAGGACGCGGCGCGCATCCGGTTCAGCGACGAAGACATCTACGACGAGTTCTCACTGCCGCCCGAGAAGCGCCGGATCGTCTCGCTTGTGCGGATCCCCGCCGCCAGGGCGGGGGACGCCTTCGAGCGCTGGACCCGAACACAGGACAAGACGCCGTACTAA
- a CDS encoding SRPBCC family protein, with protein sequence MRIEEGFTIDAPADEVWAILSDPRQLSQLLPGAEITERIDDTTWDGAMTVKVGPLVAAYTGTVSFILNEEERSAVIRALGQGKAGMGTAEMTMNSRVAALADGGSEVTMASKVTVTGILAQLGRGMTQVVSRKMLQEFVGRLTNALENRAKEAGP encoded by the coding sequence ATGAGAATCGAAGAAGGGTTCACGATTGACGCGCCGGCCGACGAGGTGTGGGCGATCCTCTCCGACCCCCGGCAGCTCTCGCAACTCCTGCCCGGGGCGGAAATCACGGAGCGGATCGACGATACGACCTGGGACGGCGCCATGACGGTCAAGGTCGGACCCCTCGTCGCCGCCTATACCGGGACCGTATCCTTCATACTGAACGAAGAAGAGCGATCCGCGGTCATCCGCGCGCTGGGCCAGGGCAAGGCCGGCATGGGCACCGCCGAGATGACGATGAACAGCCGGGTGGCGGCGCTCGCCGATGGCGGATCCGAGGTGACGATGGCGTCCAAGGTGACCGTCACCGGGATCCTCGCACAGCTCGGCCGCGGCATGACTCAGGTCGTCTCCAGGAAGATGCTACAGGAGTTCGTCGGACGACTCACCAACGCGCTTGAGAACCGGGCAAA
- a CDS encoding XdhC family protein codes for MNRSLLDLAARLTSERQPYALATVVRSERPTSGKPGNMALISADGVMHGWIGGSCTRSEVVRHALETLDQGEPRLLAFGSSPGRPDDLVPVPMSCSSGGKVEVHVNPVLPAPVLIVAGRSPVALALVRLGGAMGYATVAEASEEAAEGEALAAAADEVVDDLAATAAHYAERPRGWKLYGVVATMGRRDERSLAELAAAAPDYLGVIASPTRMESVRRVLAAHGLDEAEIARVRGPAGLNIGAESPEEIAVSILAEIVQLEAQPKESGAVGSGDAAAEDAATAARAEDQATDPVCGMTVPVAGSPSSVFEGEPVYFCCEGCRARFEASPEAYLQEETTRG; via the coding sequence GTGAATCGCAGCCTGCTCGATCTCGCCGCGCGGCTGACTTCCGAGCGCCAGCCCTACGCGCTCGCCACGGTCGTGCGGAGCGAGCGCCCCACGAGCGGCAAGCCGGGCAACATGGCGCTGATCTCGGCGGACGGCGTCATGCATGGCTGGATCGGCGGCAGTTGCACCCGTTCGGAGGTGGTCCGCCACGCGCTGGAGACGCTGGATCAGGGGGAGCCCAGGCTCCTCGCCTTCGGGTCGAGTCCCGGACGCCCGGACGATCTCGTCCCCGTGCCCATGTCCTGCAGCAGCGGAGGGAAGGTGGAAGTGCACGTGAACCCGGTTCTTCCGGCTCCCGTCCTCATCGTGGCGGGGCGTTCGCCCGTCGCCCTCGCGCTGGTGCGCCTCGGCGGCGCGATGGGATATGCGACCGTGGCCGAGGCTTCAGAAGAGGCTGCCGAAGGTGAGGCGCTGGCGGCAGCGGCCGACGAGGTCGTGGACGATCTGGCGGCGACCGCGGCGCACTACGCCGAACGACCCCGCGGCTGGAAGCTGTACGGGGTCGTCGCCACCATGGGACGGCGAGACGAGCGCTCGCTCGCGGAGTTGGCGGCGGCCGCCCCGGACTACCTGGGCGTGATCGCCTCCCCCACCCGGATGGAGTCCGTGCGCCGCGTCCTGGCCGCGCACGGACTCGACGAGGCCGAGATCGCGCGAGTTCGGGGGCCCGCCGGGCTGAATATCGGCGCCGAGAGTCCGGAAGAGATCGCCGTCAGCATCCTCGCCGAAATCGTCCAACTCGAGGCGCAACCGAAGGAATCGGGGGCGGTCGGATCCGGTGACGCCGCCGCGGAAGATGCGGCGACCGCGGCGCGAGCCGAGGACCAGGCGACCGATCCCGTGTGCGGCATGACCGTCCCGGTGGCGGGTTCTCCGTCCTCGGTCTTCGAGGGGGAACCCGTCTACTTCTGCTGCGAGGGCTGCCGAGCCCGATTCGAAGCCTCGCCGGAGGCGTACCTCCAGGAAGAAACGACGAGGGGGTGA
- a CDS encoding nucleotidyltransferase family protein: MSDQRSVAGIVLAAGSSTRMGRNKLLLRVGGETLVRHAVRVAGEAGLDPVILVTGRFRDAVEREVEDLACAPVFNPDHETGIQTSVACGVAAAPAACGAALVMLPDMPFVTARMVRTLVERRAETGAPLIVSRYGGEVNAPPILYGRSLFGEISRMRAGCGREVVRRHHDRASLVDWPADRLRDLDRPDEYESVRRELSGAGSRSGDVP; encoded by the coding sequence ATGTCCGACCAGCGCAGCGTAGCCGGGATCGTGTTGGCCGCCGGGTCTTCGACCCGCATGGGGCGCAACAAGCTCCTGCTGCGCGTGGGCGGGGAGACGCTCGTGCGCCACGCCGTCCGCGTCGCGGGTGAGGCCGGCCTCGACCCGGTCATCCTCGTTACGGGACGCTTCCGCGACGCAGTCGAACGGGAGGTCGAGGACCTCGCCTGCGCACCGGTGTTCAATCCCGACCACGAGACGGGTATCCAGACGTCCGTGGCCTGCGGGGTCGCCGCGGCGCCGGCGGCGTGCGGGGCCGCCCTCGTGATGCTCCCCGACATGCCCTTCGTGACCGCGCGCATGGTGCGCACGCTGGTGGAACGCCGCGCGGAGACCGGCGCACCGCTCATCGTGTCCCGCTACGGGGGCGAGGTCAATGCGCCGCCGATCCTCTACGGCCGCAGCCTGTTCGGCGAGATCTCCCGCATGCGGGCGGGGTGCGGGCGGGAAGTCGTTCGACGGCACCACGACCGGGCGTCTCTGGTGGATTGGCCGGCTGACCGGCTGAGAGACCTCGACCGGCCGGACGAATACGAGTCCGTGCGGCGGGAACTCTCGGGGGCCGGCTCCCGCTCCGGGGACGTGCCGTGA
- a CDS encoding EamA family transporter → MTNSKSVGPPRRRPRDLTVDLGLMATAIIWGINFSVVKVVLREFEPLAFNALRFPFAALAVWFLLRATGRPVLPPRSEWVRILGLGVVGHVIFQATFIYGIDLTLTGNAALLLSTSPVWVLLIASALGRERFSPAILLGVVATLAGMAILITGGTQEVGGAGIGDLLVLGAALSWASFTVFGRRITKRRGALEVTAWTLWAALPVIVGMGIPDLMRVDWSSIPVGIWFATAYTGVFGIAIAYLLWSRGMKTIGQSRTAVYQNLVPVIALATAWMWLEETPTVQQLAGAAVILSGIAVARGLAGRGRRRAP, encoded by the coding sequence TTGACGAACTCGAAGAGTGTTGGTCCGCCCCGGCGGCGTCCGCGAGATCTCACGGTCGACCTCGGGCTCATGGCGACCGCGATCATCTGGGGCATCAACTTCTCCGTTGTGAAGGTCGTCCTGCGCGAATTCGAGCCGCTTGCGTTCAACGCCCTCCGCTTCCCCTTCGCGGCGCTGGCGGTCTGGTTCCTCCTCCGGGCCACGGGGCGCCCGGTTCTCCCTCCGCGGAGCGAGTGGGTGCGGATCCTGGGACTCGGTGTGGTGGGACATGTGATCTTCCAGGCCACGTTCATCTACGGGATCGATCTGACGCTGACCGGGAACGCCGCGCTGCTCCTTTCCACGAGTCCCGTGTGGGTGCTCCTGATCGCGTCCGCGCTCGGGCGGGAGCGGTTCAGCCCCGCGATCCTCCTGGGCGTCGTCGCGACTCTCGCCGGGATGGCGATCCTCATCACGGGCGGTACGCAGGAGGTCGGAGGCGCCGGCATCGGCGATCTGCTCGTCCTCGGGGCCGCCCTCTCCTGGGCGTCCTTCACCGTCTTCGGGCGGCGCATCACGAAGCGCCGCGGGGCGCTGGAGGTGACGGCGTGGACGCTCTGGGCCGCCCTTCCCGTCATCGTCGGCATGGGGATCCCGGATCTGATGCGCGTCGACTGGAGTTCGATCCCCGTGGGGATATGGTTCGCGACGGCCTACACGGGCGTCTTCGGGATCGCCATTGCCTACCTGCTCTGGTCGCGGGGCATGAAGACGATCGGACAGAGCCGGACGGCGGTGTACCAGAACCTCGTCCCGGTGATCGCGCTGGCAACGGCGTGGATGTGGCTGGAAGAGACGCCCACGGTGCAGCAACTGGCGGGCGCCGCCGTCATTCTCTCCGGCATCGCGGTGGCGCGCGGCCTCGCCGGGCGTGGGCGCCGACGCGCGCCGTGA
- a CDS encoding 6-bladed beta-propeller — MIKAVLAAVAVFAAAEGLPAQERRDTLVAVSRLAVPDSVPLTYIEQLVHAADGSTFMLDARTEGVLAFGADGAFRQRIGRRGEGPGELLSPWRLGLLGRDTLWVADARRRVNLYDASTGESLADFGPATWDAATAGGEIVRPFAALADHSIMAFRWAETDALAEVLAFRVERGGAPEGAPLALLELRDRSVAAPVPTGDGSLRLRNPFSHSDMIAVGPGGRRVAVIRRPTPAGSPAFFVAERHDVLRGIVDTVQVSYEPRPLDAGEIRAWAEDLEAVERVVELGAFPSRAAAVGAVMEALDAPGHYPPVENRGRGIIDEGVIMDPNGDMWFQIHDPSGRSNEWIVISGEGRAGEVSTVAAPEDARLLAVSGDRVWAEVRDAFDVPAVQVLRVRRAGG, encoded by the coding sequence ATGATCAAAGCGGTGCTTGCCGCTGTGGCGGTCTTCGCCGCAGCCGAGGGCCTCCCGGCCCAGGAACGTCGCGACACGCTCGTCGCGGTCTCCCGCCTGGCGGTCCCCGACAGTGTGCCCCTCACGTACATTGAGCAGTTGGTTCACGCCGCGGACGGGTCGACGTTCATGCTCGATGCCCGGACGGAGGGCGTGTTGGCGTTCGGCGCGGACGGGGCGTTCCGGCAGCGAATCGGTCGGCGGGGCGAAGGGCCGGGCGAATTGCTTTCGCCGTGGCGTCTCGGGCTGCTGGGGCGCGACACGCTGTGGGTCGCGGATGCGCGGCGCCGCGTCAACCTCTACGATGCTTCGACCGGGGAGAGTCTGGCGGACTTTGGCCCGGCCACATGGGATGCCGCAACGGCGGGTGGCGAGATCGTGCGACCGTTCGCGGCGCTGGCGGACCACAGCATCATGGCCTTCAGGTGGGCGGAGACGGACGCGCTGGCGGAGGTGCTCGCATTTCGCGTCGAGCGGGGGGGCGCTCCAGAAGGCGCTCCGCTTGCGCTTCTGGAGCTTCGGGACCGATCCGTCGCGGCCCCGGTGCCAACGGGAGACGGCAGCCTGCGATTGCGCAATCCGTTTTCTCACAGCGATATGATCGCCGTGGGGCCTGGCGGGCGGCGCGTCGCGGTCATCCGGCGTCCGACGCCAGCGGGCTCGCCAGCGTTTTTCGTCGCGGAGCGGCACGACGTGTTGCGAGGTATCGTGGACACCGTTCAGGTGTCGTACGAGCCGCGCCCCCTCGACGCCGGCGAGATCCGGGCGTGGGCGGAAGATCTCGAGGCCGTGGAGCGGGTGGTCGAACTCGGCGCGTTCCCCAGCCGCGCGGCGGCGGTCGGCGCGGTGATGGAGGCGCTCGACGCGCCCGGCCACTACCCGCCGGTCGAGAATCGCGGGCGGGGCATCATCGACGAGGGTGTGATCATGGACCCGAACGGCGACATGTGGTTTCAGATTCACGACCCGTCCGGTCGGTCGAACGAGTGGATCGTCATCTCCGGGGAGGGTCGCGCGGGCGAGGTGTCGACTGTGGCGGCCCCCGAGGATGCCCGGCTGCTCGCCGTGAGCGGAGACCGGGTGTGGGCAGAGGTGCGCGATGCGTTCGACGTGCCCGCGGTTCAGGTACTACGGGTCAGGCGCGCCGGCGGATGA